A genomic segment from Glycine max cultivar Williams 82 chromosome 1, Glycine_max_v4.0, whole genome shotgun sequence encodes:
- the LOC100815839 gene encoding uncharacterized protein → MRGVFLPWNPPCFHDALHLPSVSLLPTRPFFFTLSASSTPSAPVESASQLSARERRRARSERRETRSGAKNWREVVEERLMEKPKKQKGSWMDELNLDNLAKLGPQWWVIRVSRVKGNDIAQLLARSLAKNYPDMEFKIYAPSVNVKRRLKNGSYSVKPKQLFPGCVFLRCVMNKELHDFIREYDGVGGFLGSKVGNTKRQINRPKPVSAEDMEAIFRQAKEEQEKTDQAFEQEEKKASLDSGIRNTELEPDDILNAIVDYKSKRGSRKASNQVKATDASSTRINYKLLVPGSTVRVLSGTFSGFTGTLKKLNRKTKLATVHFTLFGKENIADIDVNEIAIETN, encoded by the exons ATGAGGGGGGTGTTTCTTCCATGGAACCCACCTTGCTTCCACGACGCACTCCATCTCCCTTCCGTCTCGCTCCTGCCAACGAGACCCTTCTTCTTCACCCTCTCAGCCTCCTCCACCCCCTCAGCGCCCGTGGAGTCCGCGTCGCAGCTCAGCGCGCGCGAGAGGAGGCGCGCGAGGAGCGAGAGGAGGGAGACGAGGAGCGGCGCGAAGAACTGGAGGGAGGTGGTGGAGGAGAGGCTCATGGAAAAGCCCAAGAAGCAGAAGGGCTCGTGGATGGACGAGCTGAACCTCGACAATCTCGCCAAGCTGGGTCCACAGTGGTGGGTCATTCGGGTCTCCAGGGTTAAGGGAAACGACATTGCGCAACTCCTCGCTCGCTCGCTCGCCAAGAATTATCCCGATATGGAGTTTAAG ATATATGCTCCATCTGTCAATGTGAAAAGGAGATTGAAGAATGGCTCCTACTCCGTTAAACCAAAGCAACTGTTCCCAGGTTGTGTTTTCTTGAGATGTGTGATGAACAAAGAACTACATGACTTCATAAGAGAGTATGATGGTGTTGGAGGCTTTCTTGGTTCCAAGGTTGGAAACAC AAAGAGACAGATCAATAGACCGAAGCCAGTGTCTGCTGAAGATATGGAGGCTATCTTCAGACAAGCAAAAGAAGAACAAGAGAAAACTGACCAAGCTTTTGagcaagaagagaaaaaagctTCCCTAGACTCTGGGATTCGCAATACAGAATTAGAACCCGATGATATTTTAAATGCTATTGTTGATTATAAGTCTAAAAGGGGATCTAGAAAAGCTTCTAACCAGGTCAAAGCCACAGATGCTTCATCTACTCGAATCAATTATAAACTCCTTGTTCCAGGTTCCACCGTTCGTGTTCTATCTGGAACATTTTCAGGGTTTACAGGCACCCTCAAGAAGCTGAATCGAAAAACCAAATTG GCCACTGTGCATTTCACTCTATTTGGGAAAGAGAACATAGCAGACATAGACGTTAATGAAATTGCTATAGAGACAAACTGA